The window GAAAGAAGAAGGCTTCCCCTCTATTTTGCTCATCTGATTACAGGGCTTTCACAGGCGACTCAATGGAGGCATTGCTCGTCTTCTTTGGTTTCAGCGTTTTTTTTGGAAAGCCAGTATGCGTTTGAGCATTTCAAAGCTTATTTTGAGAAAACACCGGTGGTGGTCACGGGTGATCCGCAATACGATATGATTGCCGAATCGGACATACCGCTAGCCGTAAGAAGAGAGCGATATTTTGCACGATTTGGATTCTTGGAAGAGCTTAAGCTACTTGTTGCCTCTCCTCCCAAGGATTATATCAGCGTTGCCAACTCTGATGAGTTCAAAACATATGAGGAGCTACTTGATTGCTGGCTGTCCTCCCTAAAAAAGTTACGAAATTATAATGTCTTAATATCTCTTCATCCTCGGCTTTCAGAACAAGTCAAATCGCGATTTGTTCGCGCTGGTTTTGCTGTTGTATATATGGAAAGTGATCAATGGCTGCCAGTTTGTGATGCTTTACTTGTTGATAGTGGTACAGTGGTTAAGCTTGCACGCGCGTTAGGCAAAATAGTTGTTTGCTACTCAATATGCGGTACGCCGCATATTGATGATGGCGTGTTGTTGGCCCAGACAGGTGCTGAGCTTGCTGAGTGTCTTGATAAAATTGATCGTCCGGAATTGTTAAATGAATTGAGCAAGAAAGCGTATTCTGGGAAAAATTATTGGGGTGAGAGCGGGCAAAGCAATGCGAATATTTGGCACGAGCTATCTTTGCTTCTTCGAAGATAGTTGGCGTGCAAGGTGGAATCCGCATCTCCCGTATGCAACAGGGTGTTTTCTAACCAGTTGATATGGTAAATGTTCACACCCAGTTCACCGCAAAAGAAGGGGCCCGATTGTCTTGATGGATAACTGGGCCCTTTCGTTAGGAAAATTTTTGTGGAGTCGGGGGTAGTTACTCCCCCCTTCCGCCAAACGCACAATAAAAGCCCCCGTCCATACCATATGGACGGGGGCTATCATTACTCATCAGGACCGGTAAGCCCTGTCGTGAGGGTTTGCGTGTTATTTGGTAGCAGTCTGGGGCTGTGCCACACCCTGCGGATCCTGATCCTTGAAGAATACCGGAATGTCGCGGCTGCCAAGAATGCTTTCGCGCAGCGTGGTTTCAGGCAGCTTCGCCCACTCGGAACGGTTGGAGTAGTAGAAGAAAACGCCCATGACAACCCAGGTGAACATGCACCAGCGGGATGCTTCGCTGATGTATGCGGGGGAGCCGGGAACGAGCAGCAGCACGATGGACAGCACGGAAGCCAGCGTGCCCATGGCGCAGCAGAAGAGACGGGTGTTCAGTCCGCTCACGGCGTTACTGCCCAGCAGAACGCGGCGTGCGGCAAGACAGGTGAAGAGGTAGCCGATACCGGTACCCACGGAGCTCATGTCCACGATCCACACGACAACGGAGCGGCCAGCAAAGGGAGTCAGCAGCACGATGGCGATGGTGAACAGGATGGCCTTGTAGGGCGAGCGGTAGGTGGGATGGATGGCGCCGAACCAGGAGGGCAGAATGCGGCCACGGGCCATGCTGAGCAGCAGTCGGGAGGTGGCGATATAGAAGCCGTTGATACCGGTACACACCGCGCCCAGAACTGCGCAGGCCAGCACGACAGCGCCCATCTTGCCGAAGGCCATGGAGGCGACTTCGCCGGTGGCCCATGCGGTGCCGCCGGAAGCGCGCAGAGCGTCCATCTTGGCCAGCATTTCAGGATAGGGAATCGCGATGGCCACTGCCAGCGTCACGAGGGAGTAGAGCGCCACACCGCACAGGATGGCGACGATCATGATGTTGCGTGCGCGGGCAGGGTCGAAGGTGAACTCTTCGGCTGCCTGTGGCACGGTATCGAACCCGACGAAAAGGAAGGGGGAGATGGCGAAGATGATCAGTACGCAGGAAAGGGCGGAGCGGTGCTCAGCGAACAGGGGCAGCAGGTTGCCCATATGCGCGGTTTCAAGCGATACGGCTCCCGTAAACAGGGCCAGAATGCCGATGGTGAGCATGAAGGTGAGGACAACCTGGAATTGTCCGGCAAAGCTGGTGCCTCTGTAGTTGAGCCAGCCGAAGATGAGGGTGCCTGCGGTCATCAGCAGGACTTCGCCCATGTATACGTCCCAACCGGCAATGGTGTACAGCGCCCCGAATTCGAATACGCCGGGGAAAAGGAAGCGGAAGATCAGAGCGAGGGCGGCTACGTCAATGCCGATGATGGCGACGTATCCGAGCACGAGCGCCCAGCCGCATACGAAGGCCGCAGTAGGGCCGAAGCCGACGTAGGCATAGGCGAATGCACCGCCGGCAACGGGGGCGTATTTGATCATGTAGCTGTAGCAGACAGCTACAAAGCAAATAAGGAATGCCCCGACTGCAAAGCCGATCAGGGTGCCGAGAATGCCGGCCTGGGGCAGAAACATGTCGCCGGGTAAAACAAAACAGCCCCAACCTACGATGGCGCCAAGGGCCAGCGCCCATATCTGGGCGGGCGAAAACGATTTGTTCAGTTCCAATTGTTCTTGTGACATATCAGATTGTCTCTTCACGGTAATGAGTTCGCAGCTGGCATTCCCCGTATATTCAGCGGCAGCTTTTCGATGCAGATACTCCTCAGAAAATGCATCCATGAAACCTGCTGAACAGTGTCAGCACGATATACGTGTGACTACGTGAACGCCTTGCTGATTCCGGTTCCCCTATGACGGCAGAGGGCGAACAAAACCTCTGCACCCTTAATCCTGTTGTTTCAGCAACGAACGAGTAATTGGGAGCTCGGAGAGCAATTAGGGTGCCAATACGTGAAATTCTTCACCAGCTATAGAACTCATTAATAATGATGGATATAATCTATCTGCAGACTTGGTCTCCTGTCTGAATCGCAAAGAATTTTTTCTTTTTAAGAAAAATTTTTTCATTTCCAAAAGTTTCTTTCTCCGCCTCTTCCCGGCCACAACCGCACGTGAATATCAGCTCAAGGTCTGATTGCATTCCTGCGTCCTTGGGTGCCGAGACAATCCCCCTCGCCTTATGGACAATGCGCTGAAAGCGGCACCGGCCTTGCACAGGCGCAGGCTTATTGTTTTCGTGCGCATCAAGGCCCGCACGGGCGGGGAGAGGATGCAGCACCGCATGACCTGCGATCAGTACCGGAGGGCTATATGACGCAATCAAGCCGCGAGGCACTCATTTCGACCATCATCGACCGTGAACTGGGCATGTTTCTGGCCGTCAGAAACCGCGACGGCGTATCCCTGTGTCAGGAGCGCCCGGAATCGTTCCGCATCATGCGGGAAATCACCCATGGGGTGCTGTCCGAGGCCTTTCTCGCCTCTTACTTGTGCGACTTGGAACAAGCCGGGAACAATGGCCGCAACCTCATGACGGAAAAGTACGCCCTGATGGAAGGGCTCATTCCGCCTCTCTCCGACGCTCCGTCCATCAGGGAAATCGTGCGTGCGGAAAGCGAATGGCGCAAGGAGGTTGCGACGCAGTTTCCGAGAAGCGTGCAGCCGGATGGCCATGAAAGCTTCTGTCGCTACCTCGGCAGCGAGTTGCAGACCTATTCTGCGAGGACTCTTGCCGCCTACGCCGAGTGCGTGGAGGAAGCGCACCGCGAGCACCGGAACCTCGTGCGCGAGCGTTATGAACTGCTGATGCGGAAATTGGGGTATGAATCGCTGGCCAAATGTGAAGCCGTGTTGCAGGCCGGTCGGCAGCACGGGGCAACAGGGGCAGCCGATGCCTGATTTCGTAAACCTCCTTGTCTTCTGCATGTGGCTTGTGGGCGGCTTTGTTTCCGGCGTCAGCGGCATAGGCGGAGCCATGGTTGCGGTTCCTGTCGCCGCCATGTTCATTCCCATGCATGAACTGGTTCCCCTCAGCTGCATTCTGAACGTTGTCATGGACTGCTGCATTGCCCTTATGCATTTCCGCCACTGCAGGGTGTCTGCAATGTGGCCCATGCTGGCAGGTTCCCTGCCCGGCGCGTTTGCCGGTCTGTATGTCCTGCAACTCGTCTCCGGGGCCGTGCTGCAGGGGGCCGTGGGGGCGCTGCTCCTGTACTATGTCTATTGGCAGCACTCCGTCCGCGTCAGGCAGGTGCAGGGCGAATCGTGGATGCGCGGCGGTGCGGCGGGATTCGGCGCGGGCCTGCTGGGAACGGCAATATCCTTCGACGGTCCGCCTGTCGGTGCATACGGCCTCTACGCGGGCTGGAACCCCAGAGTCTTTCTGGGCACGCTGGGTGTTTTCTTCGTCATCCGGGGGACGATGACCTGCGTCCTGCAGGCCGGTGCCGACATGTACACACCGGCGGTGCTTGAATATGCGCAGTACGGCATACCGGCTACCATGCTCGGGACGCTGTGTGCGTTTCCCGTCACCAAGCATATCAACCAGAACGCATTCCGGCGTGTACTGCTCGGCGTCATCGTGGCCGCCGGAGTCGTCTGTCTGGTGCGTTCCATGCTGTAGTCAGTCGCCAGCGCCCTAAGGTGCCGACAGCGGCATCCGGACAGTAAAAACCGACCGGCTTGCACCCTTCGTGCTCCGGTCGGTTTTTTGTGTATCCTGTAGTGGCTATTCGTCCTCGATGCCGAGCTGCTTCATCTTGTACCGCAGTCCGGCTCCGGTAATCTGCATGATGCGCGCGGCCTTGGCCACATTGCCGCCCGTGACCCGCAGTACGTTGCGGATGCATTCGGTCTCGTATTCCTGCAAGCAGCTCTTCAGCGGCACCACGCTGTTTCTCCTGACCTCGCGGTAGTCAAAAAAGCCTCGTGCGGAGCGTGGCGTATCGCCTGCTTCCTGCGGTGCCGCCGCCGAAACCGGCTCCCGCTTCGGAGCGCCAACAGCGCAGGCCTCGCGGAAGTGGCGCGGCAGGCAATCCCTGTCGATAACCGTACGGCCGCCGAGCAGGGCAAGGCTGCCCTCTATGACGTGGAGCAACTCGCGAACGTTCCCCGGCCAGTCGTAGTCCAGGAACATCTGACGCACTTCCGGCGTCACGCCGATGGCGGCGGCCTGCGGATTTTGATCGGAGCGTTCGATGAACAGGCGCGCCAGCACGGGAATATCTTTTGTGCGTTCACGCAGGGGCGGCACGGCAAGACCGACCACGGCAAGGCGGTAGAAGAGGTCGCTTCTGAGAATGCCATGTCCCACGGCATTGAGCGGCGCTTCGTTCAGGATGCTGATGACCCGGACATCCACAGGAATCTCCGTGCGGGAGCCGAGGCGGCGCACCCGTTTTTCCTGCAGCACGCGCAGCAGCTTGGCTTGAAGTCCCAGAGGCATGGAGTTCAGCTCGTCCAGAATCAGCGTGCCGCCGTTTGCTTCTTCGAACAGGCCGGGTTTGTCGGTTGCGTCCGTGTATGCGCCCTTTTCCGTGCCGAAGAGGATGGCTTCCAGCAGGTTTTCGGGAATGGCGGCGCAGTTCTCGGCAATCAGAGGGTTGTTGCGCCGTTCGCTGGCAGAGTGAATGGCCTGCGCGAAGACTTCCTTACCTGTGCCGCTTTCTCCCCAGATCATCACGTGCGAAGGCGACTGTGCCGCAGCGCGTGCTTCGGCAAGTACGTCAAGCAGCGCAACGTCGTCTCCGGCAATGCTGTCGAAGGTATAGTGCGCGGCGGGTTGTCTGAGCGGAGCGGGGGCTCCCGTACGACGTTTGCGTTCCACCAGCGGGGCAGAGCCGGTCCAGATGGTGAAGGCGATCACGCCGTCTTTCCGGCCATTGTCGTAGAGCGGGAAGAAGTCCGTCACCGTGCCGGCGAGGTAGTTGTTCGTCGTCTTGTAGAAGTAGGACTTCTTGAGGATCGGCTCGCCCTTCCGGAGGCATTCGATGGTCGGAATGCATTCCAGTTCATGCGGCACGTACAGCTCGGTGATGTGCCGTCCCTGCACATTGATGCGGCTGAAGCCGTCCACCCGCCGCTGGATGGGGTTCATGTATTCGCACATGCCGTCGGCATCCACCACGGCGACGCCAAGCCCCATGTCGTCCCATATGGCGGTCATGGCCGGAGTCAGCACGCTTTTGCGGTTGATGTCGAAGAATCTGTTCTTGGTAAAATACAAATTTCACAACCTCGGTCGTATGGCGTCATTCACGGGGTAAGCACCTACTCTGCCGTTGCAGGGGGATGTAGAGCGAAAAGAAATTTTTCGCAAATGAAAAATTTCTTTCCAAAACGACTATTTTTTTCGCCTGCGTCTGTTCAGCTGTCGTGTCTGAAAGTCCTGTTAATTAGCGCTGTTGCTGCTGTTTTGGCGGAGTATGTGCAAACTGGCACACCCCCTGCTAGTGCCCAAAAGAACAAGCGAACGAAAACTCCTCTTAATCCTTAATTCAGCAACATATTCTCGCAAGATCAGGAGATATTCATGTCCACTCTTTCCACAGTACAGGAAACCGAACCCCGGGCCGATGCCCCCAAGGGCTACGGCATCAACTGGGATACCGCGGAATCGCGGGTTAAGGAGCTCAAGGACTATCTGATGTCCGCCCCGCAGGTGATGGATCCCGAACGCCTGCAGTTCCTGAATGAAGTATACGATGAATTCCGTGGCGAATCCGTTTTCTATATCCGCGCCAAGCTGTTTGAGCGCGTACTGACCAAGAAGAAGATCTTCCTTGACGGCAACCCCATCGTCGGCACCCTGACCGGTGTGCGCGCAGGCGTTTACGCCTACCCCGAATGGAACGTGTCCTGGATCAAGGAAGAAATGCAGATGGCCAAGATGGCCTCCCTCGGTGAGATGAAGATTCCCACCGAGACGCAGGAACTTCTGGAAAAGACCTACAAGCTTTGGAAGGGTCGTACCTGCATCGACCTGAACAACGCGCTGTACAAGGAAAAGTACGGCGAGAATCCCAAGCAGTACGCAAAGGCGGGCATGTACTATGAGAACGTGTCCGTTGCCAGCGGCTCCGGTATTGCCGACTACGGTCTGGTACTGACCAAGGGCCTGCGTCACCTTATCAATGACGTGAGAAAGCGCTTCGAAGAGTGCCCCACCACCTTGGAAAACAAGGAAAAGCACGATCTGTATCGTGCCATGCTGGTTACCTTTGATGCGGTTATCGCCCACTCCCACCGCTATGCCGAACTGGCTGAAAAGGCCGCCCTTGAGGAAGCCGATCCCAAGACCAAGGCCGAGCTGCTGGAAATCGCCGAAATCTGCCGCCGCGTTCCCGAACATCCGGCCCGCAACTTCCGCGAAGCCGTTCAGTCCTTCTGGTTCATCCACCTCGCCATTGAAGTGGAACAGATGGCCTGCGCCTGCTCTCCCGGACGCTACGGCCAGTACATGTACCCCTTCTTCAAGAAGGACATCGAGGAAGGCAACCTCACCCACGAACAGGTGCTCACGCTGCTCAAGTTCCAGTGGATCAAGCACCTCGAACTGGGCGAATACCAGGGCAACTCCTACGCGCTGACCCTCTCCGGCCACACCGGCCAGAGCATCACCCTCGGCGGCGTTGACGCCGACGGCAACGATGCCAGCACCGAGCTGGAAGAGCTGCTGCTCGAGACCCAGATCCAGATGAAGAACATTCAGCCCACGCTGACCCTGCTCTATCATCCGAAGCTGAAGGACTCCTACATGCAGAAGGTGGTTGAGTGCATCCGCGGCGGTTCCGGCCAGCCCCAGATCCTCAACAACAATGCTGTCATCCAGCGTACTCTGGCCCGCTTTGCCCAGTACAAGGACGGCATCACGCTGGAAGACGCGCGTAACTGCGGCAACTATGGCTGCGTGTCCACCGGTGTTTGCGGCAAGGGCAGCTTCATCACGCAGGAAGATCAGCCCTGTCTCGCCAAGGTCGTGGAACTGATGCTCCACAACGGCAAGTGCCCCGTGACCAAGAAGAAGGTCGGTGCCGAAAGCGGCGATCCGCTGCAGTTCGCAACCTTCGAGGACGCGTACGAAGCCGTGAAGAAGCAGCTCGACCACCTCTTCAACATCTCCCGCAAGCACTCCGACCTGAGCCAGATGGCCCGCGTGCATGTGGTGCCCAGCGTCTTCCGCTCCGCCATGTATGACGGCTGCATCGAGAAGGGGATGTGCGAAGAGGCCGGCGGCACCCGCTACCCGCAGGTGAACCCCATCATGACTGCTGGCATCGACGCGGCAAACTCCCTGCTTGCCATCAGGCATCTGGTCTTCGACACCAAGAAGATCACCATGGAGCAGCTGCTTGAAGCCATCAAGGCCAACTTCGAAGGCTACGAAGACATTCGCAAGATGTGCTTCGAGGCGCCCAAGCACGGTAACGACAACCCCGAAGATCAGGCTCTGGTGCAGCGGTTCTACCGCGACGTGGACGCTATCCACCACGCTCAGGGCCCCGACTGTTTCGGCTATCGTACTCCGCTGGACGCCTACTCCCTGTCCTACCACAACTACTTCGGCGCACTGATGGGTGCCCTGCCCAACGGTCGCAAGGCCGGTGTGGCCCTGACCGACGGCAGCGTATCCGCAATGCCCGGTACCGACCATGAAGGCGTTACCGCCCTCATCAAATCCGGTGCGGAAGCCATCGACACCGTCCGTTACGGAGCGAACCACTTCAACGTGAAGTTCTCCCCCTCCGTGCTGGAAGGTCCGCAGGGCGCACGTACCTTGATCTCTCTGATCAAGACCTATTGCGACT is drawn from Desulfovibrio mangrovi and contains these coding sequences:
- a CDS encoding APC family permease, giving the protein MSQEQLELNKSFSPAQIWALALGAIVGWGCFVLPGDMFLPQAGILGTLIGFAVGAFLICFVAVCYSYMIKYAPVAGGAFAYAYVGFGPTAAFVCGWALVLGYVAIIGIDVAALALIFRFLFPGVFEFGALYTIAGWDVYMGEVLLMTAGTLIFGWLNYRGTSFAGQFQVVLTFMLTIGILALFTGAVSLETAHMGNLLPLFAEHRSALSCVLIIFAISPFLFVGFDTVPQAAEEFTFDPARARNIMIVAILCGVALYSLVTLAVAIAIPYPEMLAKMDALRASGGTAWATGEVASMAFGKMGAVVLACAVLGAVCTGINGFYIATSRLLLSMARGRILPSWFGAIHPTYRSPYKAILFTIAIVLLTPFAGRSVVVWIVDMSSVGTGIGYLFTCLAARRVLLGSNAVSGLNTRLFCCAMGTLASVLSIVLLLVPGSPAYISEASRWCMFTWVVMGVFFYYSNRSEWAKLPETTLRESILGSRDIPVFFKDQDPQGVAQPQTATK
- a CDS encoding glycyl radical protein; translation: MSTLSTVQETEPRADAPKGYGINWDTAESRVKELKDYLMSAPQVMDPERLQFLNEVYDEFRGESVFYIRAKLFERVLTKKKIFLDGNPIVGTLTGVRAGVYAYPEWNVSWIKEEMQMAKMASLGEMKIPTETQELLEKTYKLWKGRTCIDLNNALYKEKYGENPKQYAKAGMYYENVSVASGSGIADYGLVLTKGLRHLINDVRKRFEECPTTLENKEKHDLYRAMLVTFDAVIAHSHRYAELAEKAALEEADPKTKAELLEIAEICRRVPEHPARNFREAVQSFWFIHLAIEVEQMACACSPGRYGQYMYPFFKKDIEEGNLTHEQVLTLLKFQWIKHLELGEYQGNSYALTLSGHTGQSITLGGVDADGNDASTELEELLLETQIQMKNIQPTLTLLYHPKLKDSYMQKVVECIRGGSGQPQILNNNAVIQRTLARFAQYKDGITLEDARNCGNYGCVSTGVCGKGSFITQEDQPCLAKVVELMLHNGKCPVTKKKVGAESGDPLQFATFEDAYEAVKKQLDHLFNISRKHSDLSQMARVHVVPSVFRSAMYDGCIEKGMCEEAGGTRYPQVNPIMTAGIDAANSLLAIRHLVFDTKKITMEQLLEAIKANFEGYEDIRKMCFEAPKHGNDNPEDQALVQRFYRDVDAIHHAQGPDCFGYRTPLDAYSLSYHNYFGALMGALPNGRKAGVALTDGSVSAMPGTDHEGVTALIKSGAEAIDTVRYGANHFNVKFSPSVLEGPQGARTLISLIKTYCDFGGSHIQFNCVSSETLKEAQAKPCQYSDLIVRVAGFSAYFTRLDKGVQNEIIKRTEYDSGRM
- a CDS encoding sigma-54 interaction domain-containing protein, whose protein sequence is MYFTKNRFFDINRKSVLTPAMTAIWDDMGLGVAVVDADGMCEYMNPIQRRVDGFSRINVQGRHITELYVPHELECIPTIECLRKGEPILKKSYFYKTTNNYLAGTVTDFFPLYDNGRKDGVIAFTIWTGSAPLVERKRRTGAPAPLRQPAAHYTFDSIAGDDVALLDVLAEARAAAQSPSHVMIWGESGTGKEVFAQAIHSASERRNNPLIAENCAAIPENLLEAILFGTEKGAYTDATDKPGLFEEANGGTLILDELNSMPLGLQAKLLRVLQEKRVRRLGSRTEIPVDVRVISILNEAPLNAVGHGILRSDLFYRLAVVGLAVPPLRERTKDIPVLARLFIERSDQNPQAAAIGVTPEVRQMFLDYDWPGNVRELLHVIEGSLALLGGRTVIDRDCLPRHFREACAVGAPKREPVSAAAPQEAGDTPRSARGFFDYREVRRNSVVPLKSCLQEYETECIRNVLRVTGGNVAKAARIMQITGAGLRYKMKQLGIEDE
- a CDS encoding sulfite exporter TauE/SafE family protein, whose amino-acid sequence is MPDFVNLLVFCMWLVGGFVSGVSGIGGAMVAVPVAAMFIPMHELVPLSCILNVVMDCCIALMHFRHCRVSAMWPMLAGSLPGAFAGLYVLQLVSGAVLQGAVGALLLYYVYWQHSVRVRQVQGESWMRGGAAGFGAGLLGTAISFDGPPVGAYGLYAGWNPRVFLGTLGVFFVIRGTMTCVLQAGADMYTPAVLEYAQYGIPATMLGTLCAFPVTKHINQNAFRRVLLGVIVAAGVVCLVRSML
- a CDS encoding DUF4125 family protein, translated to MTQSSREALISTIIDRELGMFLAVRNRDGVSLCQERPESFRIMREITHGVLSEAFLASYLCDLEQAGNNGRNLMTEKYALMEGLIPPLSDAPSIREIVRAESEWRKEVATQFPRSVQPDGHESFCRYLGSELQTYSARTLAAYAECVEEAHREHRNLVRERYELLMRKLGYESLAKCEAVLQAGRQHGATGAADA